A region of Paractinoplanes abujensis DNA encodes the following proteins:
- a CDS encoding protein-tyrosine phosphatase family protein, which yields MRAALHVIAGPGPGQLATIAHPRADAWPVEQLGALARAGVNVLVSALTTVEQHRLGFGDTAAAASSYGLQFVSFPVPDGGVPRDEAVQVVTLAGQLAGQVRAGRFVVTQCFGGIGRSTLLACTTLVLLGIAPGEALSRVTGGTEMPVTQDWLYDFVAAHPSRRLADSA from the coding sequence ATGAGAGCAGCACTCCACGTGATCGCCGGGCCGGGGCCCGGGCAACTGGCGACGATCGCGCACCCGCGCGCCGACGCCTGGCCGGTCGAGCAACTCGGCGCGTTGGCCCGTGCCGGGGTCAACGTGCTCGTCTCGGCCTTGACCACCGTCGAACAGCATCGGCTGGGCTTCGGCGACACCGCCGCGGCGGCCTCGTCGTACGGGCTGCAGTTCGTCTCGTTCCCGGTGCCCGACGGCGGCGTGCCGCGCGACGAGGCCGTGCAAGTGGTCACACTGGCCGGTCAGCTGGCGGGCCAGGTGCGGGCCGGCCGCTTCGTGGTGACCCAGTGCTTCGGCGGGATAGGGCGTTCCACCCTGCTCGCCTGCACGACGCTGGTGCTGCTGGGGATCGCCCCGGGCGAGGCGCTGAGCCGGGTCACCGGCGGCACGGAGATGCCGGTGACCCAGGATTGGCTTTACGACTTCGTGGCGGCCCACCCGTCGCGGCGGCTCGCCGACAGCGCCTGA
- a CDS encoding RNA degradosome polyphosphate kinase: MHTSPRTPEPRRRGPNGRYLSRTTPTDPAPVGETVVAAEDPKPTEPVVTTSSDIPDAIEPAEPERPELPEDRFLNRELSWLDFNARVLTLAEDPETPLLERAKFLAIFASNLDEFYMVRVAGLKRRLNAGLPMRGGDRSSLRNQLEMISQRTADLVTRHSACFSEEVRPKLQAEGIEIVKWADLDAPERERLRTYFREQVFPVLTPLAVDPAHPFPYISNRSLNLAVVLRDPEDTAGELFARIKVPNNVPRFVTVQNDSRSVRFLPVEELIATHLDQLFPGMELEEWHSFRVTRNAELEVDEDRDEDLLQALERELAQRRFGPPVRLEVAASISDHVLDLLVRELDVTGADVQRVPGLLDMSALWQVFGECDRDDLKDRPFVPSTHPQLVDGEVPRSVFNRLRESDIMVHHPYHSFSTSVQRFIEQAAADPDVLAIKQTLYRTSGDSPIVDALVDAAAAGKQVVVLVEVKARFDEVANIAWARTLERAGCHVVYGLVGLKTHCKTALVVRQEGNQIRRYCHIGTGNYHPKTARLYEDFGMLTADPEIGADVTDLFNVLTGYSRQRSYRRLLVAPHGVRQGLIERIEEQARVARSGGEALVQIKVNSLVDEETIDALYRASQDGVKVDLIIRGMCALRPGVPGLSDNIRVRSIVGRFLEHSRVFRFGVGDDAEYWIGSADMMHRNLDRRVEALVRVTLPTAREELRYVLELSMSDGTEGFDLDGAGDWHRHPANLTEPHVHLQEALLRRVIGKAS; encoded by the coding sequence ATGCACACCTCGCCCCGGACCCCCGAACCCCGCCGGCGTGGCCCGAACGGCCGCTATCTGTCCCGTACGACCCCGACCGATCCGGCACCCGTGGGCGAGACCGTGGTAGCCGCAGAAGATCCGAAACCGACGGAGCCCGTGGTGACCACCAGCAGCGACATTCCCGACGCGATCGAGCCGGCCGAGCCCGAGCGGCCCGAGTTGCCGGAGGACAGGTTCCTCAACCGCGAGCTGTCGTGGCTCGACTTCAACGCGCGGGTGCTGACCCTGGCCGAGGACCCGGAGACCCCGCTGCTGGAGCGGGCCAAGTTCCTGGCCATCTTCGCCAGCAACCTCGACGAGTTCTACATGGTGCGGGTGGCCGGGCTGAAGCGGCGGCTCAACGCGGGCCTGCCGATGCGCGGCGGCGACCGGTCCTCGCTGCGCAACCAGCTCGAGATGATTTCGCAGCGCACCGCCGACCTGGTGACCCGGCACTCGGCCTGCTTCTCCGAGGAGGTGCGGCCCAAGCTGCAGGCCGAAGGCATCGAGATCGTGAAGTGGGCCGATCTCGACGCCCCCGAGCGCGAGCGCCTGCGGACGTATTTCCGGGAGCAGGTCTTCCCCGTGCTGACCCCGCTCGCCGTCGACCCCGCGCACCCGTTCCCGTACATCTCCAACCGGTCCTTGAACCTCGCGGTCGTGCTGCGTGATCCCGAGGACACCGCGGGCGAGCTGTTCGCGCGGATCAAGGTGCCGAACAACGTGCCGCGCTTCGTGACCGTGCAGAACGACAGCCGGTCGGTGCGCTTCCTGCCCGTCGAGGAACTCATCGCGACCCACCTCGACCAGCTCTTCCCAGGCATGGAGCTGGAGGAGTGGCACTCGTTCCGGGTCACCCGCAACGCCGAGCTCGAGGTCGACGAGGACCGCGACGAGGACCTGCTGCAGGCCCTGGAGCGCGAGCTGGCCCAGCGCCGCTTCGGCCCGCCGGTGCGCCTCGAGGTGGCCGCCTCGATCAGCGACCACGTGCTCGACCTGCTCGTGCGGGAACTCGACGTCACCGGGGCCGACGTGCAGCGGGTGCCCGGCCTGCTCGACATGTCAGCCCTGTGGCAGGTCTTCGGCGAGTGCGACCGCGACGACCTCAAGGACCGCCCGTTCGTGCCGTCGACCCACCCGCAGCTGGTGGACGGCGAAGTGCCGCGCAGTGTGTTCAACCGGCTGCGCGAGAGCGACATCATGGTGCACCACCCGTATCACTCGTTCTCGACGAGCGTCCAGCGCTTCATCGAGCAGGCCGCGGCCGACCCGGACGTGCTGGCCATCAAGCAGACGCTCTACCGCACCTCGGGCGACTCGCCGATCGTGGACGCGCTGGTCGACGCGGCCGCCGCCGGCAAGCAGGTGGTGGTGCTGGTCGAAGTGAAGGCGCGCTTCGACGAGGTGGCCAACATCGCCTGGGCCCGCACCCTGGAACGGGCCGGCTGCCACGTCGTCTACGGCCTGGTCGGTCTCAAGACGCACTGCAAGACGGCTCTGGTCGTACGGCAGGAGGGCAACCAGATCCGCCGCTACTGCCACATCGGCACCGGCAACTACCACCCCAAGACCGCCCGGCTCTACGAGGACTTCGGCATGCTCACCGCCGACCCCGAGATCGGCGCCGACGTCACCGACCTGTTCAACGTGCTGACCGGTTACAGCCGTCAGCGGTCGTACCGGCGGCTGCTGGTGGCCCCGCACGGCGTCCGGCAGGGCCTGATCGAGCGGATCGAGGAACAAGCCCGCGTCGCCCGCTCCGGCGGTGAGGCGCTGGTGCAGATCAAGGTGAACTCGCTCGTCGACGAGGAGACGATCGACGCGCTCTACCGCGCCTCGCAGGACGGTGTGAAGGTCGATCTGATCATCCGGGGCATGTGCGCGCTGCGGCCCGGTGTGCCGGGCCTGTCGGACAACATCCGCGTCCGCTCGATCGTCGGGCGCTTCCTGGAGCACTCGCGGGTGTTCCGGTTCGGCGTGGGCGACGACGCCGAGTACTGGATCGGCTCGGCCGACATGATGCACCGCAACCTCGACCGTCGCGTCGAGGCGCTGGTGCGGGTGACGCTGCCGACGGCCCGCGAGGAGCTGCGCTACGTGCTGGAGCTGTCGATGAGCGACGGCACCGAGGGCTTCGACCTCGACGGCGCGGGCGACTGGCACCGGCACCCGGCCAACCTCACCGAGCCGCACGTCCACCTGCAGGAGGCGCTGCTGCGCCGGGTCATCGGCAAGGCGTCCTGA
- a CDS encoding HU family DNA-binding protein: MNKAELIEALAARLGDRKSATAALDAVIAEVQGAVTKGDRVAITGFGVFEKRARNARTARNPRTGEPVKVKKTSVPAFKPGTAFREMVAAGKVAKAAAPAKKATATKATATKAAAATKAAPARKTAATKATATPATKTTAAKKTTATKATTATKAAPAKTTATATKATAAKKTAATKAAPAKSTATKATTATKATAAKKTAATKATTATKAAPAKTTATATKATAAKKTAATKAAPAKTAATKTAAAKKTTARKTTTAAAAETPSRARATKSARKSR, translated from the coding sequence GTGAACAAGGCCGAGCTCATCGAGGCGCTCGCAGCCCGATTGGGAGACCGCAAGTCCGCCACGGCGGCGCTGGATGCGGTCATCGCTGAGGTGCAGGGTGCTGTCACCAAGGGCGATCGGGTTGCCATCACCGGCTTCGGCGTCTTCGAGAAGCGGGCACGCAATGCGCGTACCGCCCGCAATCCGCGCACGGGCGAGCCGGTGAAAGTGAAGAAAACCTCCGTGCCGGCGTTCAAGCCGGGCACCGCTTTCCGCGAGATGGTCGCGGCCGGAAAGGTCGCGAAGGCGGCCGCCCCGGCGAAGAAGGCGACTGCTACGAAGGCCACTGCCACCAAGGCTGCCGCCGCCACGAAGGCGGCCCCGGCGCGGAAGACGGCCGCCACCAAGGCGACCGCGACCCCCGCTACCAAGACCACGGCCGCCAAGAAGACGACCGCTACCAAGGCCACCACCGCCACCAAGGCGGCCCCGGCCAAGACCACCGCCACCGCCACCAAGGCGACGGCGGCCAAGAAGACCGCTGCCACCAAGGCGGCCCCGGCCAAGTCGACGGCGACCAAGGCCACCACTGCCACGAAGGCGACGGCGGCCAAGAAGACCGCTGCCACCAAGGCCACCACCGCCACCAAGGCGGCCCCGGCCAAGACCACCGCCACCGCCACCAAGGCGACGGCGGCCAAGAAGACCGCTGCCACCAAGGCGGCTCCGGCCAAGACCGCCGCCACCAAGACGGCGGCGGCCAAGAAGACGACCGCCCGCAAGACCACCACGGCGGCCGCGGCCGAGACCCCGTCCCGGGCGCGCGCCACCAAGTCGGCGCGCAAGTCCCGCTAG
- a CDS encoding ATP-binding cassette domain-containing protein: protein MIELRGVTVRYGRTVAVDHVDLDLPTGVIYGLLGRNGSGKTSLLNVLTSYRKPSAGTVLIDGEESFENPRLTRQTSFIRDTLDLSGSDRISTVLAVARWLRPGWDADYAGKLLDLFELHPRERVAGLSRGERSMLGVTLGLASRAPLTVLDEAYLGMDAVARTLFYRELLDDYLAHPRTIVLSTHLIEEVADLFERVIIMDRGRILLHDETDALRGRGVTVTGPADLVTAFASGHTVLGEHSLGTVRALTLDGRLDPGEIARGERDGLSFGPLGLQELFVHLTSQPQPLEASR, encoded by the coding sequence ATGATCGAGCTGCGCGGCGTCACCGTCCGGTACGGCCGTACGGTGGCCGTCGACCACGTGGATCTCGACCTGCCCACCGGCGTGATCTACGGCTTGCTCGGGCGCAACGGATCGGGCAAGACCAGCCTGCTCAACGTCCTCACCTCGTACCGCAAGCCGTCCGCGGGCACGGTGCTGATCGACGGTGAGGAGTCGTTCGAGAACCCGCGGCTCACGCGGCAGACCAGCTTCATCCGCGACACCCTCGACCTGAGCGGCTCCGACCGCATCAGCACCGTGCTCGCCGTGGCCCGATGGCTGCGTCCGGGCTGGGACGCCGATTACGCGGGCAAGCTGCTCGACCTCTTCGAGCTCCACCCCCGCGAACGCGTGGCGGGGCTCTCCCGGGGCGAGCGCTCCATGCTGGGCGTGACGCTCGGCCTGGCCAGCCGGGCCCCGCTGACCGTCCTCGACGAGGCCTACCTGGGCATGGACGCGGTGGCCCGCACCCTGTTCTACCGCGAGCTGCTCGACGACTACCTGGCCCACCCGCGCACGATCGTGCTCTCGACCCACCTCATCGAGGAGGTGGCCGACCTGTTCGAGCGGGTGATCATCATGGATCGCGGCCGGATCCTGCTGCACGACGAGACCGACGCCCTGCGCGGGCGGGGCGTCACCGTGACCGGGCCGGCCGATCTGGTCACCGCGTTCGCGTCGGGCCACACCGTGCTCGGCGAGCACAGCCTGGGCACCGTACGGGCCCTGACCCTGGACGGCCGCCTCGACCCCGGCGAGATCGCCCGCGGCGAACGCGACGGCCTGTCCTTCGGCCCGCTCGGCCTGCAGGAGCTCTTCGTCCACCTCACCTCGCAGCCCCAGCCCCTGGAGGCGTCCCGATGA
- a CDS encoding lysophospholipid acyltransferase family protein produces MAHRRLGFWRRFAASLVIPVLKVWTRRTWLNSDNIPRSGGVIIASNHVSHFDPVVVGYYIFSAGRWPRFLGKASLWKVPLLGGFLRKVQQIPVERGSVEAVKSLDVLVEALRQGGVVVIYPEGTTTREPDLWPMRGKTGAARLALLTGAPVVPVANWGAEQIFDPRTSKLRFRPRVPVTVTSGKPVDLSKWQGSTPTRAVLEEMTEAIMRDISGLLGQVRGATPPSTLYDRPRKQITKAEDA; encoded by the coding sequence GTGGCACACCGCAGGCTCGGGTTCTGGCGGCGTTTCGCGGCGTCACTGGTGATCCCGGTGCTGAAGGTCTGGACCAGACGGACCTGGCTCAATTCGGACAACATCCCGCGGTCGGGCGGGGTGATCATCGCCTCGAACCACGTTTCGCACTTCGATCCGGTGGTTGTGGGTTACTACATCTTCAGCGCGGGCCGCTGGCCGCGTTTCCTGGGCAAGGCCAGCCTGTGGAAGGTCCCGCTGCTCGGCGGCTTCCTGCGCAAGGTGCAGCAGATCCCGGTCGAACGCGGCAGCGTGGAGGCCGTGAAGTCGCTCGACGTGCTGGTCGAGGCGCTGCGGCAGGGCGGTGTGGTGGTGATCTATCCCGAGGGCACGACCACCCGCGAGCCCGACCTGTGGCCGATGCGCGGCAAGACCGGCGCGGCCCGGCTGGCCCTGCTCACCGGCGCCCCCGTGGTGCCCGTGGCCAACTGGGGGGCCGAGCAGATCTTCGACCCGCGCACGAGCAAGCTGCGTTTCCGGCCGCGGGTGCCGGTGACCGTCACCTCCGGAAAGCCGGTCGACCTGAGCAAGTGGCAGGGCTCGACCCCGACCCGGGCCGTGCTCGAGGAGATGACCGAGGCGATCATGCGGGACATCAGCGGACTGCTCGGCCAGGTGCGCGGCGCGACGCCGCCATCGACTCTCTACGACCGGCCCCGCAAGCAGATCACGAAGGCCGAGGACGCCTGA
- a CDS encoding cold-shock protein, giving the protein MQGTIATFDPASRSGTLLLDDGTELAFGASAFDASGLRKLRLGQRVDIDTDPAGGIREVRIPGVA; this is encoded by the coding sequence ATGCAAGGCACGATCGCAACCTTCGACCCGGCCTCCCGAAGCGGCACTCTGCTGCTCGACGACGGCACTGAGCTGGCCTTCGGCGCGTCCGCCTTCGACGCCTCGGGGCTGCGCAAACTCCGCCTCGGGCAACGCGTCGACATCGATACCGATCCGGCCGGCGGGATTCGCGAAGTGAGAATTCCGGGCGTTGCCTGA
- a CDS encoding NUDIX hydrolase — protein sequence MTDTVHAAGGVLVRDGQVCLVHRPRYDDWALPKGKLDGDEHPLVGAAREVLEETGWRGRVRLALPEVAYTLPDGRPKTVTYWLMDAVGDGGPVQDTDEVDEVAWLSLAEAAARVSYADERAILDHVAALPPVTDVVVLVRHAHAGDRKKWSGNDALRPIDEVGAGQAELFARICGPIGPGRLVAATPLRCKQTLEPLAATLGGMPIVVDGAFAEPAEAEEAPAKAKLAAQRLLELRSAGSLPAICSQGKVIPHLLAALRDEADPEPYKTPKGSAWLLTWSGDRLLEPTRL from the coding sequence ATGACGGACACGGTTCACGCCGCCGGCGGGGTGCTGGTCCGCGACGGCCAGGTCTGCCTGGTGCACCGCCCCCGCTACGACGACTGGGCGCTGCCCAAGGGCAAGCTCGACGGCGACGAGCACCCGCTGGTCGGCGCGGCGCGCGAGGTGCTGGAGGAGACGGGCTGGCGCGGCCGCGTCCGGCTGGCCCTGCCCGAGGTGGCGTACACACTGCCCGACGGCCGGCCCAAGACGGTGACGTACTGGCTGATGGACGCCGTGGGCGACGGCGGCCCGGTGCAGGACACCGACGAGGTCGACGAGGTCGCCTGGCTCTCCTTGGCCGAGGCCGCCGCGCGGGTCAGCTACGCCGACGAGCGCGCGATCCTCGACCACGTGGCCGCGCTGCCCCCGGTGACCGACGTGGTGGTGCTGGTGCGGCACGCGCACGCGGGCGACCGCAAGAAGTGGTCCGGTAACGACGCGCTGCGGCCGATCGACGAGGTGGGTGCGGGCCAGGCCGAGCTGTTCGCCCGGATCTGCGGCCCGATCGGGCCCGGGCGGCTCGTCGCCGCCACCCCGCTGCGCTGCAAGCAGACGCTGGAGCCGCTGGCCGCGACGCTGGGCGGTATGCCCATCGTGGTGGACGGTGCGTTCGCCGAGCCGGCCGAGGCCGAGGAGGCGCCGGCCAAGGCCAAACTGGCCGCGCAGCGCCTGCTGGAGCTGCGGTCGGCCGGGAGCCTGCCGGCGATCTGCAGTCAGGGCAAGGTGATCCCGCACCTGCTGGCCGCGCTGCGCGACGAGGCCGACCCCGAGCCCTACAAGACGCCCAAGGGCTCGGCCTGGCTGCTCACCTGGAGCGGCGACCGCCTGCTGGAGCCGACGCGGCTCTAG
- the cofC gene encoding 2-phospho-L-lactate guanylyltransferase codes for MVRDWTAVMPVKRLGAAKSRLRGAVPAARHRDLALAMVRDTASAVLATPAVAELLVVTDDPVAGAAVTALGARVVPDRPGAGLNEAMRHGADEVAGLGRHRVVLAGDLPALRPGQLDAALAAARPGRGFVADAAGTGTVLLAVGPGEPLDPRFGLGSAVAHAASGARPLDGDWPGLRQDVDTPADLVTVLALGAGRHTCELLRDLGLEVACVSAA; via the coding sequence ATGGTGCGCGACTGGACTGCGGTGATGCCGGTCAAGCGGCTCGGGGCCGCCAAGAGCCGGCTGCGCGGCGCGGTCCCGGCCGCCCGGCACAGGGATCTGGCGCTGGCGATGGTGCGGGACACGGCGTCCGCGGTGCTGGCCACTCCGGCGGTGGCCGAGCTGCTGGTGGTGACCGACGACCCGGTGGCCGGGGCCGCCGTGACCGCCCTGGGCGCCCGGGTGGTGCCGGACCGGCCCGGCGCGGGGCTCAACGAGGCGATGCGGCACGGCGCCGACGAGGTGGCCGGGCTGGGGCGGCATCGCGTGGTGCTGGCCGGCGATCTGCCCGCGCTGCGCCCGGGCCAGCTCGACGCGGCATTGGCGGCGGCCCGCCCCGGGCGCGGTTTCGTGGCCGACGCCGCCGGCACCGGCACGGTGCTGCTGGCCGTGGGGCCGGGCGAGCCGCTCGACCCACGCTTCGGCCTGGGCTCGGCGGTGGCGCACGCCGCCTCCGGGGCCCGCCCGCTCGACGGCGACTGGCCGGGGCTGCGGCAGGACGTCGACACCCCGGCCGACCTGGTCACCGTGCTCGCTCTGGGCGCCGGGCGGCACACCTGTGAACTGCTGCGTGACCTGGGACTCGAGGTGGCCTGCGTCTCGGCCGCGTGA
- the leuD gene encoding 3-isopropylmalate dehydratase small subunit yields MDKFVSHSGKVMPLRRSDVDTDQIIPAVYLKRVTRTGFEDGLFSAWREDPDFVLHNPAHAGATILVAGPNFGTGSSRQHAVWALRDWGFKVVIAARFGDIFRGNALKEGLLPVQLDQKAVEALWDLGESEPEKQITVDLEGRRVVADDASWPFPIDDFSRWRLMEGLDDIGLTLRHADDITEFEKNRPSFKPVTA; encoded by the coding sequence ATGGACAAGTTCGTCTCCCACAGCGGCAAAGTGATGCCGCTGCGCCGTTCCGACGTGGACACCGACCAGATCATCCCGGCCGTTTATCTGAAGCGGGTCACCCGCACCGGATTCGAGGACGGTCTGTTCAGTGCCTGGCGTGAGGACCCGGATTTCGTGCTCCACAATCCGGCTCACGCGGGCGCCACGATCCTGGTCGCCGGGCCCAATTTCGGCACCGGATCGTCGCGTCAGCACGCCGTCTGGGCGCTGCGCGACTGGGGTTTCAAGGTCGTCATCGCCGCTCGATTCGGCGACATCTTCCGCGGCAACGCGCTCAAGGAGGGGCTGCTGCCCGTCCAACTCGACCAGAAGGCCGTCGAGGCGTTGTGGGATCTCGGCGAGAGCGAGCCGGAAAAGCAGATCACCGTGGACCTCGAGGGCCGCCGGGTCGTCGCCGACGATGCCTCGTGGCCGTTCCCGATCGACGATTTCAGTCGTTGGCGCCTCATGGAAGGCCTCGACGACATCGGATTGACCCTCCGCCACGCCGACGACATCACCGAGTTCGAAAAAAATCGGCCCTCCTTCAAGCCGGTGACTGCCTGA
- a CDS encoding GntR family transcriptional regulator, with product MFHDRSPIYLQIADGIKNDVLSGALKEDDQVMSTNQYAAFYRINPATAAKGFAHLVDEGVLYKRRGIGMFVSPDAPAKLRAERRERFFAEVVDPMLDEAERVGIGVDDITHYLGSRR from the coding sequence GTGTTCCACGACCGCAGCCCCATCTACCTGCAGATCGCCGACGGCATCAAGAACGACGTCCTGAGCGGGGCCCTCAAGGAGGACGACCAGGTCATGTCCACGAATCAGTACGCGGCCTTCTACCGGATCAACCCGGCCACCGCGGCCAAGGGCTTCGCCCATCTCGTCGACGAGGGGGTGCTCTACAAGCGGCGCGGCATCGGCATGTTCGTCAGCCCCGACGCGCCCGCCAAGCTGCGGGCCGAACGCCGCGAGCGGTTCTTCGCCGAGGTCGTCGACCCGATGCTCGACGAGGCCGAGCGGGTCGGCATCGGCGTCGACGACATCACGCACTACCTGGGGAGCCGGCGATGA
- a CDS encoding cystathionine gamma-lyase, translated as MTYSDGTRVVHAGLPEAEAGDPFLPGPVFAAPYHLDPAAGQVGDNGYGRPDNPTRRRLESAIGELEGGRTLTFASGQAAITALLLSVLRTGDTVALPSDGYFTVRSFAESTLRDLGVQSIVVPTAGPYPDFAGVRLVLLETPANPGLDVCDIREVSALAHAAGALVAVDNTTATPLGQNPLALGADLVVASGTKALTGHSDVLLGYVSTNDTELLGKVETWRKHTGAVPGAFDAWLAHRSIATLDLRLARQSQNAAAVAALLSGREDVTGVRWPGLSSDPSYAVASTQMRRIPGVVSFDLGDAERVARFLTAAELVFAATSFGGVHTTADRRAQWGDDTSPGFVRLSCGIEDTVDLLADLTAALDQA; from the coding sequence GTGACGTATTCGGACGGGACGAGGGTCGTACACGCGGGTCTGCCGGAGGCCGAGGCGGGGGATCCGTTCCTGCCCGGCCCGGTCTTCGCGGCGCCCTACCACCTCGACCCGGCCGCCGGGCAGGTCGGCGACAACGGCTACGGCCGGCCCGACAACCCGACCCGGCGGCGGCTGGAGTCGGCGATCGGTGAGCTCGAGGGCGGCCGCACGCTGACCTTCGCCAGCGGGCAGGCCGCGATCACCGCTCTGCTGCTCTCTGTGCTCCGTACGGGTGACACGGTGGCCCTCCCCTCCGACGGGTACTTCACGGTCCGCAGCTTCGCCGAGAGCACCCTTCGCGACCTCGGTGTGCAATCGATCGTGGTGCCGACGGCCGGTCCGTACCCCGACTTCGCGGGCGTCCGCCTGGTGCTGCTGGAGACGCCGGCCAACCCGGGCCTCGACGTCTGCGACATCCGCGAGGTCTCGGCCCTGGCCCACGCGGCGGGCGCACTCGTCGCCGTGGACAACACCACCGCCACCCCGCTCGGGCAGAATCCGCTCGCGCTCGGCGCCGACCTGGTGGTCGCCTCCGGCACCAAGGCGCTGACCGGTCACTCCGACGTGCTGCTGGGCTACGTTTCGACCAACGACACCGAGCTGCTCGGCAAGGTCGAGACGTGGCGCAAGCACACCGGCGCGGTCCCCGGCGCGTTCGACGCGTGGCTGGCCCACCGCTCGATCGCGACGCTCGACCTGCGGCTGGCCCGGCAGAGCCAGAATGCGGCCGCGGTGGCCGCGCTGCTGAGCGGGCGGGAGGACGTCACCGGCGTACGGTGGCCGGGGTTGAGCTCCGACCCGTCGTACGCGGTGGCCTCGACCCAGATGCGGCGCATCCCCGGCGTCGTGTCGTTCGACCTGGGCGACGCCGAGCGGGTGGCCCGGTTCCTGACCGCGGCCGAGCTGGTCTTCGCGGCCACGTCGTTCGGCGGCGTGCACACGACGGCCGACCGGCGCGCCCAGTGGGGTGACGACACCAGCCCGGGTTTCGTACGCCTTTCGTGCGGCATCGAGGACACGGTGGACCTGCTGGCCGATCTGACGGCCGCGTTGGATCAGGCCTGA
- a CDS encoding NAD(P)H-dependent glycerol-3-phosphate dehydrogenase: MARAAVIGAGAWGTAFAKMLAEAGADVTMWARRESVATSIREHHLNEGALPGLKLPERITATGDLTEAVSGAELVAIAVPSQTLRGNLAEWAGAFAPDSTLISLMKGIELGTTKRMSQVIVETARVDPSRVVVVSGPNLAPEIAAEQPAATVVAGTDHDRCRAVQHALALPYMRPYTSEDVIGCELGGAVKNVIALAYGMAAAMGLGDNTKASLITRGLAETARLGVALGADPLTFAGLAGLGDLVATCSSPLSRNRTFGEQLGLGKTLEQAQVAARQTAEGVKSCLAIRDLSRAHGVEMPITEQVERVCHEGVDPRVAVKLLMGREMKPE; the protein is encoded by the coding sequence ATGGCCCGCGCGGCGGTGATCGGGGCCGGCGCCTGGGGCACGGCCTTCGCCAAGATGCTGGCCGAGGCGGGCGCCGACGTCACGATGTGGGCCCGGCGCGAGTCGGTGGCCACCTCGATCCGGGAGCACCACCTCAACGAGGGCGCGCTGCCCGGGCTCAAGCTGCCCGAGCGGATCACGGCGACCGGCGACCTGACCGAAGCCGTGTCCGGCGCCGAGCTGGTGGCGATCGCCGTGCCGTCGCAGACGCTGCGGGGCAACCTGGCCGAGTGGGCCGGGGCGTTCGCGCCCGACTCCACGCTCATCTCGCTGATGAAGGGCATCGAGCTCGGCACGACCAAGCGGATGAGCCAGGTCATCGTCGAGACGGCCCGGGTCGACCCCAGCCGTGTGGTGGTCGTCTCGGGGCCCAACCTGGCCCCCGAGATCGCCGCCGAGCAGCCGGCCGCGACGGTCGTGGCGGGCACCGACCACGACCGCTGCCGGGCCGTGCAGCACGCGCTGGCCCTGCCGTACATGCGGCCGTACACGAGCGAGGACGTGATCGGCTGCGAGCTGGGCGGCGCGGTCAAGAACGTGATCGCCCTGGCCTACGGCATGGCCGCCGCGATGGGTCTGGGCGACAACACCAAGGCGTCGCTGATCACCCGGGGCCTGGCCGAGACGGCCCGCCTGGGGGTGGCACTGGGCGCCGACCCGCTGACCTTCGCCGGTCTGGCCGGGCTGGGCGACCTGGTCGCGACGTGTTCGTCGCCACTGTCGCGCAACCGCACCTTCGGTGAGCAGCTGGGCCTGGGTAAGACTCTGGAGCAGGCGCAGGTCGCGGCCCGGCAGACCGCCGAGGGCGTGAAGAGCTGCCTGGCGATCCGCGACCTGTCGCGCGCCCACGGGGTGGAGATGCCGATCACCGAACAGGTCGAGCGGGTCTGCCACGAGGGCGTCGACCCGCGGGTCGCGGTCAAACTGCTGATGGGCCGGGAGATGAAGCCAGAGTGA